The window AGATGATGGAGGAGATGGGGTTCTGCAAGGGCATAGAGAACTACTCGCGCCACCTCACCGGCCGCGCACCCGGCGAGGCGCCGCCCACCCTCATGGAATATTTCCCCTCGGACTTCCTGCTCGTGCTGGACGAGAGCCACATCACCGTGCCGCAGATCGGAGGCATGAGCCGCGGCGACCGGGCGCGAAAGGAGACGCTGGTGGAGTACGGCTTCAGGCTGCCCTCCGCGCTCGACAACAGGCCGCTGAAGTTCGAGGAGTTCGAGAGGCTCACGAACCAGGTGGTCTACGTCTCCGCCACTCCGGCCGATTACGAGCTGCAGAGATCGGGGGGGCTCGTGGCGGAGCAGATCGTCCGCCCCACGGGCCTCATCGACCCTGAGCCGGAGGTGAGGCCGGTGGCCGGACAGGTGGACGACCTGCTCTCGGAGATAAGAAAGCGCGTCGAGCTGGAAGAGAGGGTGCTGGTGACCACCCTCACCAAGCGCATGGCCGAGGAGCTCACCGAGTATTTCAGGGAGAGGGGGGTGCGGGTGCGGTACCTGCACGCCGACGTGGAGTCGCTGGAGAGGATGGAGATCCTGCGCTCGCTGAGGCTCGGCGAGTTCGACGTGCTGGTTGGCATCAACCTCCTGCGCGAGGGGCTCGATCTCCCCGAGGTCTCGCTGGTCGCGATCCTGGACGCCGACCGCGAGGGGTTTCTGCGCTCCGCCCGCTCGCTCATCCAGACCTTCGGCCGCGCCTCGCGCAACGTGGGCGGCAGGGTGATCCTCTACGCGGACAGCGTTACCGACTCGATGAGGCGCGCGATCGACGAGACGATGCGCCGCCGGAAGCTGCAGGAGGCCTATAACAAAAAGCACGGCATCACCCCGGAGACGATAAAGAAGAAGATCAGCGACGTGCTCCACTCCATCTACGAGCAGGACTACGTGACCCCGGCAGGGCCGGGCGAGGAGTACGTCTCCGATGACGAGATCCCGGCCCTGATCAAGAAGCTTCGCAGCCAGATGCTCGCTCATGCCAAGCGGCTGGAGTTCGAGGAGGCGGCGCGCCTCCGCGACCGGGTCTCGGAGCTCGAGGACCGCCGCGTCGGTTTGCAGTCCTAGTCGTCGTCACGAAAAAATGTACGGCCCTGTCTCGCTACGGTTCGTCGCCTCAGACGCCGTCTCCTCACCTGCGCCTCGAACGCCGGGCATATAGGCTACTGAAGCCGGCGTTCTCAGGCGCCGCTCAACAGGGCCATCCATTTTTTCGAGCAATATTCCGAGTCCCGAGTTCCGAGTCCCGAGTTCCGAGTCCCGAATTCCGTGTCCCGAGTCCCGAGTCACGAGTCACGAGTCACGAAACCCTTCTATTAGTCCCGGAATTATGCTAATCTGCCCGAAATCATCGAAGGGGGAGAATATGAAACTCGCTCGCGCCTGCATTCCTTTTATGACGCTCGCGATGGTCCTTGTTGCCGGCTGCGGCGGCGGCGGGGGTGCGGACCTCACCGGCCCTGTGCTCGATATAAGCCAGGTCACATCCATAGTCCTCGACCAGCTCTACATGAACGGCGGCATGGAGGACGAGTACGGCGGCAGGGGCGAGTTCTCGGTCTACATACGGGACGCCGCCACCGGCCAGGACGTGGCGTGCACGACCCAGGAGGACGGGATGGATGACCTCGGCTCCGAGGGGGTCTACTACGGAGGGCTCGGCGTCCCGTTCAGAAAGGTCGAAGGGGTCTCGGTGGACTCGGTCGCCCGATTCAAGCTCATGTTCGTCGAGAAGGACGCGGGCGCGTGCCCCGAGCCGATAGGCCCCGAGGACGACCTGGCCGGCGAGTCGCGCGAGCTCACCTCTGATGGGCTGCTCGATGGGATGATATGGGCCCAGAACGGCCGCGCGGCGGCGATGCTCAGGCCCAAGTCGGACGGCCCGATGAGCGTTCGCTCCATGGCGCCTGCGATGACCGCCGGGCTCTACATAGACAGGCTCTACTTCGATTACGAGGCGCCGGACGGCCAGAGCCCTCGCTTCTACATATACGCCGAAACCCAGGGAGGAGCCCAGTGCCAGGTCTCCGATGCATCGATGAGCTCCATCAGGGCGGGCAAGACGCTCTATGCTGCGCTGGGATTTCAGCTCCCGTGCCTCGACGGCACGGATCCTGAGTTTCCCGACATCAAGGCCAGGCTCGCGCTCTACGCTCAGGAGGGATCAGGCCCCAAATTGATAGGGGAGACCGAGTTCGCCTGCGTGGGGGATCTGGTCGGCGAGAGGGCCGAGTTCACCAACGGCGACGGGTATGTGACGTTCAGGAACATAAGCCCGGAGCATTTCGGCGCGCCGGTTGCGAGGCTGGCCGACCTCCTCGCAACGCAAATCACGGGCCTCGCCTTCACCGCGGGGCGCCAGACCGCCGGGGCGCTGGAGGTCCATGTGATCGATCCCGCGAGCGGCAACACCGTTGCCTGCGCAGGGGCGAACCAGGGGCTCATGGGGATCGGTCAGCCCGGCGACTACGACGGGCTTGCCGCATCGTTCGTCGCAGCGGGCTGGGAGCGGGAGCTGTTCGGCTACGCCTCGATACGCTTCGAGCTCGTCGAGCGCTCCGACAATCTCTCCTGCCCTGCTTTGGCCAAATGGGACCTGCCGATTCTGGCCGCGACCGGCGGGCTTTCACCGACCGATCTCAAGATGGGGCGGGCGAGTTTCGAGGGGAGCGGCGGAGAAATTGAGTTTGCGGCCTCCCCGGCCAATTAATTCCTTGATATTCAAGGCGAATTTCCGTATATTGCTCAGGAGGAATGGGGGTTTTTTCTATAATTCCAACAACTTAGAGGGCTTTCGCCTGAGGCACCGAAA of the Pseudomonadota bacterium genome contains:
- the uvrB gene encoding excinuclease ABC subunit UvrB, translating into MTIFNLVTEFTPKGDQPRAIERLTEGVLAGKKHQTLLGVTGSGKTFSIAHLIANTNRPTLVMAPNKTLAAQLYAEFRDLFPENAVEYFVSYYDYYQPEAYLPAQDLYIEKDSDINERIDKLRHSATHSLLTRRDVIIVASVSCIYGLGSPEAYQSMMVKTARGETIDRNRLLRRLVDIQYQRNDMDFHRGTFRVRGDTVEVIPAYEDAKAVRFEFFGDELSRIMEIDALTGKPIQELSDVTIFPGSHYVTPEERMKQAMGAIRDELRERIQHYEKGNKPLERARIEQRTIYDLEMMEEMGFCKGIENYSRHLTGRAPGEAPPTLMEYFPSDFLLVLDESHITVPQIGGMSRGDRARKETLVEYGFRLPSALDNRPLKFEEFERLTNQVVYVSATPADYELQRSGGLVAEQIVRPTGLIDPEPEVRPVAGQVDDLLSEIRKRVELEERVLVTTLTKRMAEELTEYFRERGVRVRYLHADVESLERMEILRSLRLGEFDVLVGINLLREGLDLPEVSLVAILDADREGFLRSARSLIQTFGRASRNVGGRVILYADSVTDSMRRAIDETMRRRKLQEAYNKKHGITPETIKKKISDVLHSIYEQDYVTPAGPGEEYVSDDEIPALIKKLRSQMLAHAKRLEFEEAARLRDRVSELEDRRVGLQS